Genomic DNA from Magnolia sinica isolate HGM2019 chromosome 4, MsV1, whole genome shotgun sequence:
AATGAAAGGATTTCTATGTCCATTTTGGGAAAGAATCGAGGGATTGATTTATATTCGAGGTTGGATTATTGTAATCGGCCTACGAACATCATCACATGTCTTAAAGTGTAGATTTACTGGATGGGTTCAATGGTCATTGATAGTGTAAGTACACCGTGATGATCATGGGTTAATCAAAGGTAGATTGATTTCTAAACTTTACAGGTTTGCTATGAATTACTATTGCTTGGGGTTAGACAGTTAGAATAAGCTGATTTAACGTCCAAGTGAGAAATCTATTTGAACAGATCCAATTAAGTGGTGAATATGTTCAAATAAGCTGCCTTTCAATATAACATTGGAAAGGAGGTAGGAATTATgaaggaaataattattattcATTTAAAATGAATTACAGATGATCATGCACATGTGTGTGGATATATGATAATTATCACATCTTCAGGCTGTGTAGGGCCCAATTGTGGTGTGCATATAGAATCTACATGGTGCATCTAATGcattttcttataatattttcaCTATAAGTCCAAATAATCATCCTAATATAAAGTTTTAAGTGTAGAGTGCCACAGGGAGCAATATACAATCATGCCCAAAACGTGTATAGTTACATGGCCtgggccatctgagttttggGATGGTGTATCACTCTTCCCAGTACTGGGTTGATGACATATATGCGGCAAATGATAAACTCACATTCCATATGGAAGTTTATGTTGTGGGCGCCCCCCTCACAACGTCCCTCATTGTACGGTGGCTGACCTGAGTTATGAATCAAGCTGGATTTTCGAATCTAGGCCTAACATGTGAGGGTGCAtctagatgggttggatggcacttagagatcatagtgggccccactcaactTGGAACATATGGAATTCGCGATCATTCCTCTCAAGGATAGGAAAGTTGCTTACTTATGAGAGGTATGGCCTCCTAGGCACCTTTACATGCAGCAGGCATGTGGGACGTGAACAGTGCATGAGGGGGAAGGCCGTTGTGAAGATGACCATACTAAATAATCAGGCCGTCTTCTCACACAGCGGGCTACATGCATGGGAGTAGTGAATGTGGGGTGGTGGGAAGTATTCAAAACCGTCCATTGTTTATGCATAGCCTGATAACCAAGCCTGTCCAACTTTTGTGCATGGTCATCTGCATACTTGGACCACCCTATGTCACATGCTATTTCTCAATGAAGTTGGCATGTGGGTTGCGTATGGGTGGAAATTTAGTTGGTGCATGGGACATCATGGCTAGATCCGTCATGTCATGTCATGTCAAAGGGATAGGGTAGGATTATTGAAGGTGATTTTCCCTTTCAAAACAGCGGTTCTGAAAGGGTAGTATTTTGCCAGATAGGGAAAAAATCCACTTTGCCATATCATTCTCTCTCTagatatctctccctctctccttgatCCTTGGTTATTTATTAGTTTGGCCAAGGCCTGCCTTTGCCAACTCAACTTTTTGTGACCCACGTCAGTTAGGCCTGCTTTTGTCAATTTAGTGTAGATCAACCATTCCAAACTACATCGTCTCACAGGAAGATGATGATGCGTGTCACGTCATGTTAAATGCTCACATTCTATTCCACCTAAAGCCCTGTCTTTCCCTGCCAAGAATTGGGTCATGCATGATGTGGACCGCACCATCATGAATACGGGAGATATCAAAATCAGTGTAAGATAGCCTGTCCAAACACTCCAAACACACCACCAAATTAGTGGGCTGTTCCGAATTTCATGGTATCTTTTGCATGGATGAGATGTCCCACTCCTATGCAGTTTCTCGCAACCATACATTTTAATTATTTCAGAAATTGAATGTCAAGTGGGACTCTACACCTGGGCCATGCATCTCATCAAAGAAACGGCCATGGTACCtttaaagaagaagagaaaaaaaaggaatcaGAATGGGAAAATATCCTCAACAAAGAAAAACTGTGGGCTCTTTAAAACCAGACCTCTAAAACCTTGGTCGGACCCTGCCAACCTTATCTACTAATAAGCCAAaaccataaaaagaaataaagagggTCCTACTTTAGTGGACTCACGTGTTGTCCTTGCCTATCAATCCAACCTCCCCTCCTCGCTCTTTTATCCAATCCATGTATctatgtttatttattatttaaatcaaacccgtccatccatccatccctctgAGAATAGAAAACCACTTCCCTTTGGATTCATATATTTGTGACGTCAAGGCATGGATGAGAATCCCAAACTTGTAATGCTAGATGGACCCACTTCACAGTGgaacccacctagcttcccagcgCAAGAACTTCTGCTAAAGGCTTTCACTGAAAATCCGCATCCCCAAATGCTCTTCCTGATCACTCtcttgataataataataataataaaatgaatgGCCCCTCCCCACCCAATATTTACAGTTTCACACCCACCATGACCGCCCTAATTAAAAACTCTAGGTGATATAATAGAAGATTGTACCCAAGTATTAGTAGAGGTAGAAAGGAtgatcattttactcattcatcaGTAAATAATTACATCTCTCATTTACAATAAGCCCATCTTTTCTATAAATTGATCAGTCTTGTTTCTTTTGCTAAGATGGGGACCTGGATGTGTGCATCTATGCATATTATCCCCCTTCATAATATGGATATCTACAGTGGAAATGGGTTTATTGGTTGCCGCAAATGGAGCCGCCTCTCAGTTCAGTGTTGTCCATACGGTTCATTTGATAGTCTCCACTATGGATGAGTTCTTAGATCACCCGAAAACTTGCTTGACTCGATATTCAGCCGGGTCAGGGTGACTCGACTGGATATTTAATTAttgtaaattgaaaatattaaaaatataaataaatatttaaaatagttatatTCAGTACAAGTAATATATAATCTGTCTGGGAAGAATGCTTAGATCTTCGGCTAGAAAGTCAGGCCCAGGCAACATTAAAGTAAACTGatggtttaaaaataataataatactaataaaatcctgctgtccatttgtttcatatGCTGATGAGCTGATTTCCAGACCAGCAAATCTAAACAGTGCGTCCTCAAAACACACCACTAAACACTTCTTGTGAGCCTTTAGGTCATCTCATCAAAATAGTTCGCCCGCAGGCATATGTCCTCAAAGTGGATTCCGTTGACTGGACTTTTTGTAACCATTGTATGGTTCGTCGCAGGCATATGTCCTCAAAGTTTCTTTCTTCCTACCATCCACCTCTGCGTGGAATTGATCAAATAGTAGGGCCCCTTTAGTTGCTGTGATATATTTTTTTCACGGTGGAGAGAACCTagtgaacggtccagattgattaTTTGACCATTGTCACATCTAAAATTACCAGTCGAAATCAGCCCATGTTCCACCTTAGCTTTTTAGTCCACCCTAGACCAaaatcatacacacacacacacacaaaatcctCCTTTGAAATCGGTCACTAGCTAGCCtaacaggttttttttttctaggaaGTGACTATTCAATTCACACCATGACTCAGATTCAAAGCAATAATACCAGCTCGTCTGGAAgcatcatttaaaaaaagaaaaaagaaaaaagcctaccacgttttttttttctaggaAGTGGCTATTCAATTCAAACCATGAGTCAGATTCAAAGCAATAATACCTCGTTTGGAAGcatcatttaaaaaagaaaaaataaaaaattagaatcaTTTCTTGGATAATCCCCAAGATCTATGTGGTCTTGTGTATAAAGAATTATCCTTGGGGATCCCTACCTTTCTTTTCATCTGCTAAGTAACACCCTGTGGATCGGATGGGTAGAAATTGTCATGAATAGGCTGCTGCCCATCCATAATACCACACAAGATATTTGTACGGTTAAAATTGATATACAAATGTGTATGTATGTGCGTGGTCTTTGTTGGTTGCTTAAACACCAGCACATTTGCCAACATGCATGGCACAAATATAAATGATTCAAGTGGTCCATCGGGTTGGATTCGCTTGAACACGGATAAGCTGCGACCCTAGATCCGCCGGGTGGGCGTGGCATtgactgatgtatgtgttaaatgcccacaccgttcatccattttgccagctcattttaggcaaggTCTAAAACATAAAGCAATACAAATCTtagatagaccacaccataggaagctaTGGTCAtttaacgcccaccgttaaaaacttccctccactgtaatgtttatttgccatccaacttattaattaaggtcactcaaacctggatgaaagaaaaacaaatagcATCCTGAATTCAATTCCTACTGCAGTTCACTTAAAATTTTCATCTGCTTCGTTTTTCTGAAGATGCCCTAAGATCATTGGGCAAAACTAGAGATGACATGGATGTATAGTAGGTTGTGGATTGGATATTAGCCCTACGATGGTATGGTCTTGTCAGGGGCCTTATGAGAGCCAcggtaacatatatatatatatatatatgttgtccatttattttgacaagTCTTTTTAAGGCGTAGTCTCCAAAAATATGTAGGGTGAAAGCTTAAACTATGCCGCTGGAAACAATGGACATTAAACTCTTATTGTTGGCAACTTCTTAAAGCCTACCggggtgtttatttgccattcaaatcattcttaaggtcacatggacctgaataaagagaaaacataaaaatcaacttAATGCGGCCCTAACTAGTTCTCAATGGTAAGCTTTTAATCTTGACTGCTTTTGTTTTGTGTGATCCACTTGGGTTTTTAATCTGCATCCtttattcatgccctaaaatgatccgcaaaataaatggaccatatgaataaaacatatacatcatggtaaccTCATAGAACCGTCCTCTGGCTAGGTCCAGTACCCAGTCCGCATCCTATGCAACACAAACATCGAGGTAGCCCCATGATCAGGCCCGCACACACTTCGCTGGATCCGTGTGGTACCTATCCGCGTCGGACTCGCCTGTGGGTAAATACCCTGGACAGAAGTCGGGTGGTTTCATCTGTTGGGTGGGACAGAGCTACCAAACAAAATGGTCGGCGCGCggcagaaaaaagaaaagagagagagagagttgtcttACCAGCTCTTCCCAGGTTCACACGCGTGCGCAACAAAGATATTGTATTCACCAAATTATGTAGCAGCATCGCACAATGCGACCCAGATCTAATCCACCCATCAAAACAGCACCATGAGTGGACTCCATATAGTTTTGGAAAATTGCCTAAATGGCAGACCAACCTGATCCCTTGGTTCTCGCACATGTGGGCCTGGACATAAGCTTTATTTAACACACGTGTGCATTCCGCCGTACGCTGTCTATACACGATGTACCACCTGATGAATTTTAAACTGCATGATTTGGGTAGAAAAGATGTTCACACGGTAACTCACCTAATGAATTACTCTTATATTGCGCATGCGTACTGCATTTTCTCATGCGGGATGGTAGCAGATTAGCAGtttcaaaataaaagaaaccTGTGGGTGCCAAGTGCCAACGGCAAACCACTAACGCAGTGCAGCGTGAGGGGAATCTAAATGCAATCCATCCTCGCTTTCAACTTGGGTTAAAAAATCAGCTGACCAGCATAACATTACTTTTTTCCCCTTGACCCGAACCACTGGTACCGGTACCATAATAAACTATGATGATGCCAGTAAGATGGGGGCCTGACTCAATGGATGCtcaaaatccaacccgttcatcgtATGAGCCAGAGCATGTTAACCTTCAAGCCTTAAAATCAAGTTTATCCCTCAATTACTGTGCACTTTATAAGTAACCATTTTAAGAAAATTCCTTCCACCTTTGGTATCTTTGAGGATCTATCATATTTGTATATATGAAATCTAGCTCATTCAAACTCTCCATCTGGTCTAGATGAAGATTCAGGCTGAAGATAATGCAGTTTCGAAATTAAATTTGGCATTTGtgtaaatcaagggtggacgtctcatCTCACATTGTTACTTGTgttgcagtccacttgagatctgactGATGTTTAACACCCTAGGTTTATATGAGGTGACACATCTGACGGACGGGTTGGATTACGTTTATACACCTACATCTGCTGCTCGGTACTACAGTAGGCAGACGGCGGTACCGGTACGACCAGAGCGCTCTCTGTCCTTTTAGTTTTCCGACGTGGAGCCTTATCCAGTTTCCCAGAGAAAGTATTGCAACGCGGTTCGTCGCTTCATTCAAGAATTTAACCGACGGCTATAtgcacttaaaaataaaaataaaaaaaataaataaagcttaaaaaaaaaaaagaaaagaagaaagacaaaAGGTAGGCCTGCTTTTAGTTtccgttattaaaaaaaaaaatttaattaattaaatttattttttttaaaaaaaaaaaaaaagaccgaaAACAACTAAAATGAAAGAGTGCAAGGACCAAACCCGAAAACGTTCAACAATCTTTTCGAATTCGCTGTCGGAAAAAACAGATAGAAGTGAAAAGTGGATAAAGCCGAGTATTTTAAAGGCTCCTTCCTCCCCTCTTCTCCTCTCGCCTTTGCCTCCCCCCCCTTCTCTCTGTTATTATCAAAGATAAAGGGAATTTCGATCTACACGTCGCTGGTGTGATTGTAGTAGTTGTtttgaaaggaagagagaagtggGTGTTGCTGGATTGTTGGAGTATTTCATgattttgatgcatttgaggacctgTCTTTGAACAAGCGTCAACAAACAGGGGATTTTGTATTCGGATTCCTCTCTTCTATTTGTCCTTATTTCCAATCGAAAAGATTCCCCGAGTTTTTTCAATGGCAGCTTCTTTGAGAAGCACTGTAACCGTTTCTGGTTCGAACGAATTTGTGCTGAACAAGGATAAGAGAGCCGTTGGAATTTCTTCTTCCCATGGGTCTCTGTCCTATACGCCACCAAAATCTTCAGATCATAAGGGAAGACAGGGGATCCTTCTTGTAGAGCGGAGGAGCTCCAAAACTCATTCTAATTTCTCCATTAATGTATGCGAGATTtatcttttctcttctcttctttctttctttgttttactCACTCCTTTATGGTTCTTGAAAATGACTTCTCCTCTCGAATTTCAGGCTCAGGCATCGGTCTGCATTCCCCGTTCTATGAGATGGTGGGAGAAAAGCATTCATTCCAACATGAATCAGATCAATTCGGCTCAACATCTCGTTGATTCCTTGTTAAATGCAGGAGATAAACTTGTTATAATTGATTTCTATTCACCTGGTTGTGGGGGTTGCAAAGCTCTTCATCCTAAGGTAATTGATGCTTTTTAACATTTTCTAAACAAGTAACAAATCCATACATGGGCAATTTGCGTGAGAGATTGAATTACAaacttccttttctctcttgtttTTAGATCTGTCAGATTGCGGAAATGAACCCGAACGTCCAATTCCTTCAAGTCAATTACGAAGAACATAAATCCATGTGTTATAGTCTCAACGTTCACGTACTACCCTTCTTCCGCTTCTACAGAGGCGTGCAAGGTCGTCTATGTAGCTTCAGCTGCACCAATGCAACCGTAAGATTCATCATCCTTTACAAACACAAGATTGTTTTCAAGAACAAACCTTTTTACATATAACCATATTGGCAACTTCTTGTGAATTATAGCTTCAAAGTTTCATTCTTCTTCTGCAGATCAAGAAATTCAAAGATGCATTGGCGAAGCATGGTGGTGAACGTTGCAGTCTCGGACCCGCCAGAGGTCTAGAAGAATCTGAGCTATTGAGTTTAGCTGCTAAAAAGGAACTTGCTATTCATTTCCCATTGAGATCTGCTACTGGAAATACAGAGGATTTTGTTCTACTCAATAAGATTGAAGAATCAGAAAATGCAGCATTGGCAGTATGAAGCTCCTACTGATGCCTAATCGCGATTAAGCATGGAGGAAAACAGcttcatgattttatttttatttctttttcttttttattgagcTTCCCATAATAGAGGGCTTATTGTTTTTTGTTTAAGCCCATGCGATTGGTTATTCTGTCAGTGGATGATCATAGCTATGATGAAAGAGGTTTCAATGTTCTTCAATTCCTTTTACTTATcatttgcaattttatttttatttttcattttcttttctttctttcttcaattACTCTAGAAATTAGATATTGAgatcatcatatcatcatcaattaatccttacccaactaattggggtatGCTACATGAATACTTTTTCGCATTCTACTTTATCAATGGCCATAATTTCAGTTAAATTAGAGGTCATCAAGTTTTTTCTTACTACCTTTAACCATGTCCTTTGGAACCTTTCTTTGCCATTTTTGAGCCTTCGACTTCCAGGAAGTCACTCTTAGCTACTGCCATCCTTGGTCTCCCAGTCATCTAAGTCTATTTTCTCTCGTCTTATTATGTATTAG
This window encodes:
- the LOC131242044 gene encoding thioredoxin-like 1-1, chloroplastic, translating into MAASLRSTVTVSGSNEFVLNKDKRAVGISSSHGSLSYTPPKSSDHKGRQGILLVERRSSKTHSNFSINAQASVCIPRSMRWWEKSIHSNMNQINSAQHLVDSLLNAGDKLVIIDFYSPGCGGCKALHPKICQIAEMNPNVQFLQVNYEEHKSMCYSLNVHVLPFFRFYRGVQGRLCSFSCTNATIKKFKDALAKHGGERCSLGPARGLEESELLSLAAKKELAIHFPLRSATGNTEDFVLLNKIEESENAALAV